Proteins from one Salinispora arenicola genomic window:
- a CDS encoding NlpC/P60 family protein — MATTPPHRDASVWSRRPKGLRRAARGLLTLTAAVAVSAGVLAVPAHAEPSVDEIEAAIDKQWRELEPTIEQYNKVRAQLKVNREKSAELEKKIAPLLLESEIATNRIGDLASRYYMTGPSREIGALLVNPDSDSIGEQLVLLDRVAAMERKQLEEVVAIRQKYDTEKQKLDALIVAQGKQEKGLAAKKKQIDAEIKRLKASLPVTTVSTPQCPTINGVVSAAARTAIKTACAQVGDPYVWGATGPNSFDCSGLTQYAYKAAGIYLTHYTGAQWNEGKAISRSEARPGDLVFFSSPSNLHHVGLYLGNSQMVHAPRTGKPVMVGSINSMSVAGFRRPG; from the coding sequence GTGGCAACCACGCCCCCTCATCGCGATGCCTCGGTATGGTCGCGTCGCCCGAAAGGGCTGCGTCGGGCCGCCCGCGGTCTGCTCACCCTGACCGCCGCGGTCGCGGTCAGTGCCGGTGTGCTGGCGGTCCCCGCCCACGCCGAGCCGTCCGTCGACGAGATCGAGGCCGCTATCGACAAGCAGTGGCGCGAGCTGGAGCCCACGATCGAGCAGTACAACAAGGTCCGGGCACAACTCAAGGTCAACCGTGAGAAGTCGGCCGAGCTGGAGAAGAAGATCGCGCCGCTCCTGCTGGAAAGCGAGATCGCGACAAACCGGATCGGTGACCTGGCCTCGCGCTACTACATGACCGGACCGTCGCGGGAAATCGGCGCGTTGCTGGTCAATCCCGATTCCGATTCGATCGGCGAGCAGTTGGTCCTGTTGGATCGGGTAGCCGCCATGGAGCGCAAGCAGCTCGAGGAAGTGGTGGCGATCCGTCAGAAGTACGACACTGAGAAGCAGAAACTCGATGCCTTGATCGTCGCGCAGGGCAAACAGGAGAAAGGGCTGGCGGCGAAGAAGAAGCAGATCGACGCCGAGATCAAGCGACTCAAGGCCTCGCTGCCGGTGACCACGGTGTCGACTCCACAGTGCCCCACCATCAACGGCGTGGTCAGCGCGGCTGCCCGAACCGCCATCAAAACCGCCTGCGCACAGGTGGGTGACCCGTACGTCTGGGGTGCCACCGGCCCCAACTCGTTCGACTGCTCGGGGCTGACGCAGTACGCGTACAAGGCCGCTGGCATCTACCTGACGCACTACACCGGCGCCCAGTGGAACGAGGGCAAGGCGATCTCGCGGTCCGAAGCACGCCCCGGCGACCTCGTCTTCTTCTCCAGCCCCAGCAACCTGCACCATGTCGGGCTGTACCTGGGCAACAGCCAGATGGTGCACGCGCCCCGGACCGGCAAACCAGTCATGGTGGGCAGCATCAACAGCATGTCGGTCGCTGGCTTCCGCCGACCGGGCTGA
- the dcd gene encoding dCTP deaminase gives MLLSDRDLAAEIKAGTLALEPFDPALVQPSSIDVRLDKLFRVFNNHLYTHIDPSRQQDDLTSTVEVPAGEPFVLHPGEFVLASTLEVISLGDQLAGRLEGKSSLGRLGLLTHSTAGFIDPGFSGHVTLELSNVANLPIMLWPGMKIGQLCIFRLSSPAEYPYGSAVYGSRYQGQRGPTPSRSWQSWHTWPTR, from the coding sequence ATGCTGCTCTCCGATCGTGACCTGGCCGCCGAGATCAAGGCCGGCACGCTGGCGCTGGAGCCGTTCGATCCCGCGCTGGTCCAGCCCTCCAGCATCGACGTACGGCTGGACAAACTCTTCCGGGTGTTCAACAACCACCTGTACACGCACATCGACCCGTCCCGGCAGCAGGACGACCTGACCTCGACGGTCGAGGTGCCTGCCGGCGAGCCGTTCGTGCTGCACCCCGGCGAGTTCGTGTTGGCCTCCACCCTCGAGGTCATCTCACTCGGGGACCAGCTCGCGGGGCGGCTGGAAGGCAAGAGCTCACTCGGCCGGCTCGGGCTGCTCACCCACTCGACCGCCGGTTTCATCGACCCGGGCTTCTCCGGTCACGTGACGCTGGAACTCTCCAACGTGGCGAACCTGCCAATCATGCTGTGGCCCGGCATGAAGATCGGTCAGCTCTGCATCTTCCGTCTCTCCTCACCCGCCGAGTACCCGTATGGATCAGCCGTCTACGGATCCCGGTACCAGGGGCAGCGTGGGCCCACGCCCAGCCGCTCCTGGCAGAGTTGGCACACCTGGCCGACGCGCTGA